GCTCGGGCCGGGGCGGCACCATGTCGGACCCGGACAACGAAGGCCACTCCGGCTGGCGGATCGACCAGATAACCGGCATCGCGGACTCCGTGCTGGCCCGTTACCGCCCGAACGTGGTCACTCTGGAGATCGGTACCAACGACCTGAACGGCAACTACCAGGTCCCGACCGCCCCCGACCGGCTCCGCGCGCTCATCGACCGGATCACCGGCGACGCCCCCGACGCGACCGTCCTCGTCGGCACCGTGATCGTCTCCACCAGCGGCACCGAGGAGGCCAACCGGCCCGCTTTCAACGCCAGGCTCCCCGGAATCGTCCAGGCCGAGCAGGCCGCCGGCAAGCACGTACGCCTGGTGGACATGAGCGCTCTGACCACCGCGGACCTGGCCGACTCCCTGCACCCCAACGACAACGGCTACCGCAAGATGGCGGACGCCTTCAACGCCGGGGTCCAGGCCGCGGACGCGGCAGGCTGGATCAAGCCGCCGGTTTCCGTGGGCGGTCAGGTGCGCTCCGGAATCGCGGGGAAGTGCCTGGACGTCAACGGCGGCAACAGCGCCAACGGGACGGCCGCGGACATCCGGTCCTGCAACGGCTCCGAGGCTCAGCAGTGGTCCGCGCGCTCCGACGGCACCCTACGGGCGCTCGGAAAGTGCCTCGATGCCACCGGACGCGGTACCGCCAATGGCACCAGGATCGAGATCTGGGACTGCAACGGCGGCGCCAACCAGCAATGGCAGGCGTACAACGGCGGTTACCGCAACCCCGTCTCCGGCCGCTGCCTCGACGACCCCGGCTCGTCCGCCACCGACGGTACGCAACTGGTCCTGTGGGACTGCAACGGCGGGGCCAACCAGCAGTGGACCGCTCTGCCGGTCTCCTGAGCCCGTGACCCGACTCCCCTCGCAGCACCGTCTCGCGGTCGGTGTCATCCCCCCACACACACAAGGAGAATGATCCTTTATGTCCTGGCTCAATGAGCGGCCCGGTCTTCGCAAGGCCCTCGTTTCGGTCACCGGTTTGACAGCCGGCACGGTACTGGCCCTGGCGGGCACGGCGGGGCCTGCCGCCCATGCGGCTTCCAGCACGCTGGGCGCGGCCGCGGCCGACAGCGGCCGCTATTTCGGCACGGCCGTGGCCGCCGGGAGGCTCGGCGATTCGACGTATTCCACGATTCTCGACCGGGAATTCAACATGATCACCCCGGAGAACGAGATGAAGTGGGACACCACCGAACCGTCCCGCGGCAACTTCAACTTCGGCCCGGGCGACCAGATCGTCGGCCACGCCACCGCGCACGGTCAGCGGATGCGTGGCCATACCCTGGTGTGGCACTCGCAGTTGCCCGGCTGGGTCAGTGGCACCAGGGACGCGAACACGCTGCGCAGCGTGATGAACAACCACATCACCACGGTGATGAACCACTACAAAGGCAAGATCTACGCCTGGGACGTGGTCAACGAAGCCTTCGCCGACGGCTCCACCCAGCACCGCAGCTCGGTGTTCCAGGACGTGCTCGGCAACGGCTTCATCGAGGAGGCGTTCCGCACTGCCCGGGCCGTCGACCCTTCGGCCAAGCTCTGCTACAACGACTACAACATCGAGAACTGGTCGGACGCCAAGACCCAGGGCGTCTACAACATGGTGCGCGACTTCAAGTCCCGCGGCGTGCCCATCGACTGCGTCGGCCTCCAGAGCCACTTCGGCACCGGCGGACCGCCGTCGAGCTTCCAGACCACCCTGGCCAACTTCGCGGCCCTCGGCGTCGACGTCCAGATCACCGAACTCGACATCGCCCAGGCATCGCCGACCGCCTACGCCAACACGGTGCGGGCGTGCATGAACGTCCCCCGCTGCACCGGCATCACCGTGTGGGGGATCAGGGACAGCGACTCGTGGCGGTCGGGCGAGAACCCGCTGCTGTTCAGCGGCAACGGCAGCAAGAAGCCGGCCTACGACACGGTCCTGTCCGCGCTGGGCGGCGGTACGGGGAACTCGGGGGGCATCGTCTCGGGCCAGGTGTACGCGCTGAGCGATGTCGCCGCGGGGCGAACGCTGGACGTGCCGGGCGGGCAGACGGCGAACGGCACGCAGTTGCAGGTCTGGGACGCCAACGGTGCTGCCGCGAACCAGCAGTGGCGGGCGAATCAGAACAGTGATGGTTCGTACACGCTGACGAATATCGGCAGTGGGCGGGTTCTGGACGAGCCGGGTGGCCAGACCGGCAATGGCACGCGGATGGAGCTCTGGGATGCCAATGGCGGTGCGAACCAGCACTGGCGGGCGAGCCGGAACGGCGACGGTTCGTACACCCTGATCAACGTCGCTTCCGGCCGCGCGCTGGAGATTCCCGGCGGGCAGACGGCCAACGGGACCCCCGTCCAGATCTGGGACTCCAACGGCGGCGCCAACCAGCACTGGAACTTCAGGTGAGGTGATCAGCGCCAAGCGCGCGCTCCTGTCCGCGGTCCGTTTCGGAGTACCGCGAACCCACCCCCGCGTCCCCACCCCCGCGTCCGGCACGGCGGCCGTCGCCGGACGCGGGTTCCGGCATGCCCTCATGGCGAGCTGACCAGGAAAACATGGGATGGATCGAGTTCTGAATCGGCGAGACGCATGCATTGACTCTGTGTCAGGTGTGTGGGATCACTATGGAACATGGGATGTCTGAGTGTTCTCTGTGAGTACATTCGGGCCCGCTGACGGGAGCGGTCGACGGACCGCCCCGGCTGGATTCCCTCGGACAGGCACGGCACTCTCTGCCCCCTTCCCCCACATATTCGAGGAACAGAATGCAGCCTTCATCCGTTTCGCCCCGGAGCCCCGCTCATGGACCACGCTTATCGGCAACCGCCGCCGTATGCGTGATGGCACTGCTGACCCTCTTGCTGGCGACCGCGCCGACATGGTCGGCATCGGCACCGGTGGCTCCCCTGGTGAGCTCGACGTCGGGGCGGTGCCTGGACGTCACGGGCAACGTCGACACACCGGGAACGGCGTTGGAGATCTGGGACTGCAACGGCCAGGTCAATCAGGCGTTCGAGTTCACGCCGGCGGGTGAGCTGAGGACGATGAGCGGCACCCGGTGCGTGGACGCCTACGACAGCCGGACGGCTCCCGGAGCCCCGGTGGTCATCCGGTCGTGCGACGGGCGGCCGACCCAGGTGTGGCGACAGAACTCCGACGGGTCCGTCACCGGTGTGGCGTCCGGATTCTGCCTGGACGTCAACGGAGCGGGCACGGCCAACGGCACCGCGGTCATCCTGTGGACCTGCAACGGTCAGAGCAACCAGAAGTGGAGCACCCCGACACCTCCGCCCAGCGGGTCGGGCCCGTGCGACATCTACTCCGCGGGCGGTACGCCGTGCGTCGCCGCGCACAGCACGGTGCGGGCGCTCTACGGTTCGTACAACGGCGCCCTGTACCAGGTCAGGCGTGCCTCGGACAACGCGACCAGGGACATCGGTGTGCTGGCGCCCGGCGGCTTCGCCGACGCGGCGGCGCAGGACTCGTTCTGCGCGGGTACCTCGTGTGTGATCACGGTCGTCCGCGACCAGTCCGGACACGGCAACGACCTGTGGTACCAGGGCTCGGCCCAGGTCCCGGGATCGAGTCAGAGCAGCCCCGCGAAGGCGACCTCCGAGTCGCTGACCGCCGGGGGCACCAAGGCGTACTCGCTGTACATCAATCCCGGGAACAGCTACTGGCGGGACGGTCACCTGACGGGCGTGCCGACCGGCGCCGCACCCGAAGGGGCGTACATGGTCACCAGTGGCACCCACGTCAACAGTGGCTGCTGCTTCGACTACGGCAACAGCGAGACGACCAGGAAGGCCGACGCCGCCGGGGCGATGGACGCGATCAACTTCGGTACCGAGTGCTGGTTCGGCGGCTGCGTCGGCAGCGGCCCCTGGGTGCAGGCCGATCTCGAGTGGGGCCTGTACTCCGGCGGCAGCCAGTCCTGGAACACCAA
The Streptomyces sp. CGMCC 4.7035 DNA segment above includes these coding regions:
- a CDS encoding arabinofuranosidase catalytic domain-containing protein is translated as MALLTLLLATAPTWSASAPVAPLVSSTSGRCLDVTGNVDTPGTALEIWDCNGQVNQAFEFTPAGELRTMSGTRCVDAYDSRTAPGAPVVIRSCDGRPTQVWRQNSDGSVTGVASGFCLDVNGAGTANGTAVILWTCNGQSNQKWSTPTPPPSGSGPCDIYSAGGTPCVAAHSTVRALYGSYNGALYQVRRASDNATRDIGVLAPGGFADAAAQDSFCAGTSCVITVVRDQSGHGNDLWYQGSAQVPGSSQSSPAKATSESLTAGGTKAYSLYINPGNSYWRDGHLTGVPTGAAPEGAYMVTSGTHVNSGCCFDYGNSETTRKADAAGAMDAINFGTECWFGGCVGSGPWVQADLEWGLYSGGSQSWNTNQRAFSSKFVTAMLKNNGTSRFALKGANAQSGGLTTLWDGGLPGGYSPMKKQGAIVLGSGGDCCKPGGGANLSAGTFYEGAIVTGYPSDATDNAVQANITAAGYR
- a CDS encoding ricin-type beta-trefoil lectin domain protein, producing MKKYSAPLAAGLTAALGVGTALPAAAATGTQPPPSAARAAAASAGLRLMPLGDSITWGVGSPSGNGYRGFLWNQLAAEGHALDFVGSGRGGTMSDPDNEGHSGWRIDQITGIADSVLARYRPNVVTLEIGTNDLNGNYQVPTAPDRLRALIDRITGDAPDATVLVGTVIVSTSGTEEANRPAFNARLPGIVQAEQAAGKHVRLVDMSALTTADLADSLHPNDNGYRKMADAFNAGVQAADAAGWIKPPVSVGGQVRSGIAGKCLDVNGGNSANGTAADIRSCNGSEAQQWSARSDGTLRALGKCLDATGRGTANGTRIEIWDCNGGANQQWQAYNGGYRNPVSGRCLDDPGSSATDGTQLVLWDCNGGANQQWTALPVS